Proteins co-encoded in one Setaria viridis chromosome 9, Setaria_viridis_v4.0, whole genome shotgun sequence genomic window:
- the LOC117839697 gene encoding transcription factor ILI6 yields the protein MSSRRSRSRQSGSSRITEEQISDLVSKLQDLLPEARLQSNARVPSARVLQETCNYIRSLHQEVDDLSERLSELLATSDMSSAQAAIIRSLLM from the exons ATGTCGAGCCGGAGGTCACGGTCTAGGCAGTCTGGCTCGTCGAGGATCACCGAGGAGCAAATCAGTGACCTCGTTTCCAAGTTGCAAGACCTCCTCCCCGAAGCTCGCCTCCAGAGCAATGCCAGA GTACCATCCGCGAGGGTGTTGCAGGAGACGTGCAACTACATCAGGAGCTTGCATCAGGAGGTGGACGACCTGAGCGAGAGGCTGTCGGAGCTGCTGGCGACGTCCGACATGAGCAGCGCTCAGGCGGCGATCATCCGCAGCCTGCTCATGTAG
- the LOC117837966 gene encoding uncharacterized protein: MCRFDAPAHILNSNSTLLPDAAGRRRRHGLPLLAADRPRDSGSRDGGRDITTRLHQARESELKSRCILSVSPATGGGGAGQQPSGGEATMEEQQLRALLHDLDALKQRPDDPASIDRMRDRVVAMLSLGSDAASSDHATASSCAAAIPAAGGQISAGRSYGRVAAGGAR, translated from the exons ATGTGCAG GTTTGACGCGCCGGCCCACATCCTCAACTCTAACTCCACGCTTCTGCCTgacgctgccggccggcgccgccgccacggcctgcCCTTGCTCGCCGCTGACCGTCCACGGGATTCCGGCTCACGGGACGGCGGGAGGGACATTACTACGCGTCTACACCAGGCACGTGAGTCTGAACTGAAGTCACGCTGCATCCTGTCTGTGTcaccggccaccggcggcggaggagcagggcAGCAACCAAGTGGCGGTGAGGCAACCATGGAGGAGCAGCAGCTTCGTGCTCTACTCCACGACCTCGATGCGCTCAAGCAGCGCCCCGACGACCCCGCCTCCATCGATCGG ATGCGAGATCGggtggtggcgatgttgagccTGGGCTccgacgccgcctcctccgaccACGCCACGGCCTCCTCGTGCGCGGCGGCCATTCCTGCCGCTGGTGGGCAGATCTCGGCGGGCAGATCTTAtggaagggtggcggcggggggagCGCGGTGA